Proteins found in one Microbacterium sp. SSM24 genomic segment:
- a CDS encoding SDR family NAD(P)-dependent oxidoreductase, translating into MPESGVAGRLVLIAGATSASGLAATRTLVSAGARVVAVGRDAGRLRPLADAGARAEACDLTDEAAVVALAERVHASDGAVDGVLHLVGGWRGGGGLAGQTDADYRFLEGSFTALRHVSRAFDADLRASSAGRLAVVSSTAVARPLAGGANYAAVKAATEAWTRAVAQGFAKDARDSGESPAAASVVFRVKALEGLEDTLAQRFADLWDADPAEVNDTVIDLSSVPNSG; encoded by the coding sequence ATGCCTGAGTCCGGCGTCGCGGGCCGGCTGGTCCTGATCGCGGGCGCGACGAGCGCCTCCGGCCTCGCGGCGACGCGCACCCTGGTCTCGGCCGGGGCGCGGGTCGTCGCGGTCGGGCGCGATGCCGGCAGGCTCCGGCCCCTGGCGGACGCCGGGGCGCGCGCCGAGGCGTGCGACCTGACCGACGAGGCCGCCGTCGTGGCGCTCGCCGAACGCGTGCACGCGAGCGACGGCGCGGTCGACGGCGTCCTGCACCTCGTCGGCGGCTGGCGCGGGGGCGGCGGGCTGGCAGGGCAGACGGATGCCGACTACCGCTTCCTCGAAGGATCGTTCACCGCGCTGCGGCACGTCAGCCGCGCGTTCGACGCGGATCTGCGGGCCTCATCCGCCGGTCGCCTCGCCGTCGTCTCGTCGACGGCCGTCGCACGGCCGCTCGCGGGCGGCGCCAACTACGCCGCCGTGAAGGCCGCCACCGAGGCCTGGACCAGGGCGGTCGCGCAGGGCTTCGCGAAGGACGCCCGGGACTCCGGGGAGTCGCCGGCCGCGGCATCCGTCGTCTTCCGCGTGAAGGCGCTCGAAGGCCTCGAGGACACACTCGCCCAGCGGTTCGCCGACCTGTGGGATGCCGACCCGGCCGAGGTGAACGACACCGTCATCGACCTCTCCTCCGTACCGAACTCAGGATGA
- a CDS encoding Lrp/AsnC family transcriptional regulator, protein MEDPVDLAIVAEVSRDARATLAQLSERVGLSPSAVQARLKRLESSGVISGYRAVLDAEAVGKPLSAFIEITPLDPAQPDNAPELLEHLDEIEACHSIAGDASYILFVRVASPRHLETLIRDIRLAASVNTRTTVVLQTFYESRPILPA, encoded by the coding sequence ATGGAGGATCCTGTCGATCTGGCGATCGTGGCCGAGGTCTCGCGAGACGCGCGCGCGACATTGGCGCAGCTGTCCGAGCGGGTCGGTCTGTCGCCGTCCGCCGTGCAGGCGCGGCTCAAGCGGCTCGAGAGCAGCGGGGTCATCTCGGGGTATCGCGCCGTTCTCGACGCCGAGGCGGTCGGCAAGCCGCTGTCCGCCTTCATCGAGATCACGCCTCTCGACCCGGCGCAGCCCGACAATGCCCCCGAGCTGCTCGAGCACCTCGATGAGATCGAGGCGTGCCACTCCATCGCCGGCGACGCGAGCTACATCCTGTTCGTGCGGGTGGCATCGCCGCGGCATCTCGAGACGCTGATCCGCGACATCCGCCTCGCCGCATCGGTCAACACCCGCACCACCGTCGTGCTGCAGACGTTCTACGAGAGCCGGCCGATCCTTCCGGCGTAG
- a CDS encoding threonine aldolase family protein — MTTIHDPNLRGFASDNYSGIHPEVLAAIAAANDGHQVAYGEDVYTERLQQVMAGHFGDGVEAFPVFNGTGANVVGLQSMLPRWGAVISASTAHINVDEGGAPERVGGIKILHVPTDDGKLTPELIDREAWGWGDEHRAQPLVVSITQSTELGTLYTADEIRAIADHAHGHGMRLHMDGSRISNAAASLGLPLREFTRDAGVDVLSFGGTKNGAMLGEAIVVLEPAASTGLIYLRKLDMQLASKMRFVSAQLVALLEGDLWLRNATHSNAMAQRLRRGVEAGLADGSIRGVSFTQPTQANGVFATLPDGVADRLRSSFRFYDWDAARNEVRWMCSFDTSENDIDAFLAAIARETSA; from the coding sequence GTGACCACGATCCACGACCCGAACCTGCGCGGCTTCGCCTCCGACAACTACTCCGGCATCCACCCGGAGGTGCTCGCGGCCATCGCCGCCGCGAACGACGGCCACCAGGTCGCGTACGGCGAGGACGTCTACACCGAGCGCCTTCAGCAGGTCATGGCCGGCCACTTCGGCGACGGGGTCGAGGCCTTCCCGGTGTTCAACGGCACCGGAGCGAATGTCGTCGGGCTGCAGTCGATGCTCCCCCGCTGGGGCGCCGTGATCTCGGCCTCGACCGCGCACATCAACGTCGACGAGGGCGGTGCGCCCGAGCGCGTGGGCGGGATCAAGATCCTCCACGTGCCCACCGACGACGGCAAGCTGACCCCCGAGCTGATCGACCGCGAGGCCTGGGGCTGGGGCGACGAGCACCGCGCGCAGCCGCTCGTGGTCTCGATCACGCAGTCCACCGAGCTGGGCACGCTGTACACGGCGGATGAGATCCGCGCGATCGCCGACCACGCGCACGGTCACGGCATGCGCCTGCACATGGACGGCTCGCGCATCTCGAATGCGGCGGCCTCGCTGGGTCTGCCGCTGCGCGAGTTCACACGCGACGCCGGCGTCGATGTGCTGAGCTTCGGCGGCACCAAGAACGGGGCGATGCTCGGCGAGGCGATCGTCGTGCTCGAGCCCGCGGCATCCACCGGTCTCATCTACCTGCGCAAGCTCGACATGCAGCTCGCCTCGAAGATGCGGTTCGTGTCGGCCCAGCTCGTCGCCCTGCTCGAGGGCGACCTGTGGCTGCGCAACGCTACGCATTCCAACGCGATGGCGCAGCGGCTTCGCAGGGGCGTCGAGGCGGGGCTGGCCGACGGCTCGATCCGCGGGGTGTCGTTCACGCAGCCGACGCAGGCGAACGGCGTGTTCGCGACCCTGCCCGACGGCGTCGCCGATCGGCTGCGCTCGTCGTTCCGGTTCTACGACTGGGATGCCGCGCGCAACGAGGTGCGATGGATGTGCTCGTTCGACACGAGCGAGAACGACATCGACGCCTTCCTCGCGGCGATCGCCCGCGAGACCTCGGCCTGA
- a CDS encoding DivIVA domain-containing protein, whose protein sequence is MSDNGAPARKNPAEDSTFERLLAGQTTAGPAFATAFRGYDKDEVDAAVAELEARARAAAEQVSTLKQNQRRASTVVSQSREKLAALEVELESAQRERLEAVEGVAAAVAAAGAESRDAIAALEAELGATRARAAAAEQRVEALTEELVGTADSTPNGQQFEEVLRVAEEQAGVLLRNATVQGERLLEATRAEIENRRKDAQAEADGILSQAQHEAQQVRLRIDTELTAHEAQLAREAAHAAEKVSQAEREAAAIRSEAEKGAAALRSMVARETTDARTEAEEAVRELRVRALDFEASLTRRQDDAQQEFLVLHNQAVAHAERITQDANDQVAASLDHAQRVSAKAEDFERLQRAQAQQIEADASVRAREHLDQAHIKAQRIIDLVTTHSQGVLRDAEDRTRQLRWQQHQLTSFMAEVKEMIRPDAAAHAAAEFQVAAGAPIEHVLHVDDVDAEHLDRADAPGAAEPAQDPEFEEGDDAVEAEVEDEDEAEVYDAAADEDTAGAADADAADAADAADAADADEDDAADADEVDAADAADADEVDADEAEFEAEVTDSADDADDVEGEASASSDEAGSDDAGEPDTTEVESLEHAEH, encoded by the coding sequence CCGGAAGAACCCGGCCGAGGACTCGACTTTCGAACGGCTGCTCGCCGGTCAGACGACCGCCGGCCCCGCCTTCGCGACGGCCTTCCGCGGGTATGACAAGGACGAGGTGGATGCTGCTGTCGCCGAGCTCGAGGCGCGCGCCCGCGCCGCTGCCGAGCAGGTGTCGACCCTCAAGCAGAACCAGCGCCGCGCCAGCACCGTCGTCTCGCAGAGTCGTGAGAAGCTCGCTGCCCTCGAGGTCGAGCTCGAGTCCGCCCAGCGCGAGCGCCTCGAGGCCGTCGAAGGTGTCGCAGCCGCTGTCGCGGCGGCCGGCGCCGAGAGCCGTGACGCCATCGCCGCGCTCGAGGCCGAGCTCGGTGCCACCCGCGCCCGCGCCGCCGCGGCGGAACAGCGCGTCGAGGCGCTGACCGAGGAGCTCGTCGGCACCGCCGACTCCACGCCGAACGGCCAGCAGTTCGAGGAGGTCCTGCGCGTCGCCGAGGAGCAGGCGGGTGTGCTCCTGCGAAACGCCACGGTCCAGGGGGAGCGCCTGCTCGAGGCGACCCGCGCCGAGATCGAGAACCGCCGCAAGGACGCGCAGGCCGAGGCCGACGGCATCCTGTCGCAGGCGCAGCACGAGGCGCAGCAGGTGCGCCTGCGCATCGACACGGAGCTCACCGCCCACGAGGCGCAGCTCGCGCGCGAGGCCGCGCACGCCGCCGAGAAGGTGTCGCAGGCGGAGCGCGAAGCCGCCGCCATCCGCTCGGAGGCCGAGAAGGGCGCCGCCGCGCTGCGCTCGATGGTCGCCCGCGAGACCACCGACGCACGCACCGAGGCCGAGGAGGCGGTGCGCGAGCTGCGCGTCCGCGCGCTCGACTTCGAGGCGTCGCTGACCCGCCGCCAGGACGACGCGCAGCAGGAGTTCCTCGTGCTGCACAACCAGGCCGTCGCGCACGCCGAGCGCATCACGCAGGACGCGAACGACCAGGTCGCCGCGTCACTCGATCACGCCCAGCGCGTGTCGGCGAAGGCGGAGGACTTCGAGCGCCTCCAGCGAGCGCAGGCCCAGCAGATCGAGGCCGACGCGAGCGTCCGGGCGCGCGAGCACCTGGATCAGGCGCACATCAAGGCGCAGCGCATCATCGACCTGGTCACGACGCACTCCCAGGGTGTGCTGCGCGACGCCGAGGACCGCACCCGCCAGCTGCGCTGGCAGCAGCACCAGCTCACCAGCTTCATGGCCGAGGTCAAGGAGATGATCCGCCCGGATGCCGCGGCCCACGCCGCCGCCGAGTTCCAGGTCGCCGCAGGAGCGCCCATCGAGCACGTGCTGCACGTCGACGACGTCGACGCCGAGCATCTCGACCGGGCTGACGCACCCGGGGCCGCCGAGCCGGCGCAGGACCCTGAGTTCGAAGAGGGCGACGACGCGGTCGAGGCCGAGGTCGAGGACGAGGACGAGGCCGAGGTCTACGACGCCGCCGCGGACGAGGACACGGCCGGAGCCGCCGACGCGGACGCCGCCGACGCCGCCGACGCCGCCGACGCCGCCGACGCGGACGAGGACGACGCTGCCGACGCGGACGAGGTCGACGCTGCCGACGCTGCCGACGCGGACGAGGTCGACGCGGACGAGGCCGAGTTCGAAGCCGAGGTCACGGACTCTGCCGACGACGCCGACGACGTCGAGGGCGAGGCATCCGCTTCCTCAGACGAGGCCGGCAGCGACGACGCCGGGGAGCCCGACACCACCGAAGTCGAGAGCCTCGAGCACGCCGAGCACTGA
- a CDS encoding DUF6421 family protein: protein MSMTAHNAKSIVGEPEVVEDAIALAAGVEESPAWQSLKAAASALQPLQIKDGSIPDAAAHVDARAHVEAIIAAIDELRPRFPHDAEYLEASMRDFGRWMAEGFGVPDFLDSLVAFQPQQHRVDGIRHLAVFPMYTQNGSSDRHVEAVLVEVIWPDFIAELETEYTNRLFVSLRFLDFTPGYDTNSAVLFPETVAMREIPSFTWGAIFQDREAARYRRVVRAASEITKLDLPADAARMLDDQALTEKTFVMWDIIHDRTHMRGDLPFDPFMIKQRMPFFLYSLEELRCDLTAYRECVAIEKRLSAKSAAEPAEALSAAEAEMLEHAKLVQYAVIFDRIFRFAITGSRVRNYDGLGGQLLFAWLHQRGVLHWTDTALAFDWDEVPAAVVALADTIDELYWRSIDRPKTAHWLAAYDLVRGTLTPNPASQWARGLSDEILAGAPKGYTDAVMDDEFPLSMFFEALDKKMKPVIESTAGVTGADA from the coding sequence ATGTCCATGACCGCGCACAACGCGAAGTCCATCGTCGGAGAGCCCGAGGTCGTCGAGGACGCCATCGCCCTGGCCGCCGGGGTCGAGGAGTCGCCCGCCTGGCAGAGCCTCAAGGCCGCAGCATCCGCTCTGCAGCCCCTCCAGATCAAGGACGGCTCGATTCCGGATGCCGCGGCCCACGTCGACGCGCGTGCACACGTCGAGGCGATCATCGCCGCGATCGACGAGCTGCGCCCCCGGTTCCCTCACGACGCGGAGTACCTCGAGGCGTCCATGCGCGACTTCGGTCGATGGATGGCGGAGGGCTTCGGCGTTCCGGACTTCCTGGACTCGCTCGTGGCGTTCCAGCCGCAGCAGCACCGGGTCGACGGCATCCGTCATCTCGCCGTCTTCCCGATGTACACGCAGAACGGGTCATCCGACCGCCACGTCGAAGCCGTGCTCGTCGAGGTGATCTGGCCCGACTTCATCGCGGAGCTCGAGACCGAGTACACGAACAGGCTGTTCGTGTCGCTGCGCTTCCTCGACTTCACGCCCGGCTACGACACCAATTCGGCGGTGCTGTTCCCCGAGACGGTGGCGATGCGCGAGATCCCCTCGTTCACGTGGGGCGCGATCTTCCAGGACCGCGAGGCCGCACGGTACCGGCGCGTCGTGCGCGCGGCATCCGAGATCACGAAGCTCGACCTCCCCGCCGACGCGGCGCGCATGCTCGACGACCAGGCGCTGACCGAGAAGACGTTCGTGATGTGGGACATCATCCACGACCGGACGCACATGCGCGGCGACCTTCCCTTCGACCCGTTCATGATCAAGCAGCGGATGCCGTTCTTCCTGTACTCGCTGGAAGAGCTGCGCTGCGACCTGACGGCGTACCGCGAGTGCGTCGCGATCGAGAAGCGGCTCTCGGCGAAGTCTGCTGCCGAGCCTGCCGAGGCGCTCTCGGCGGCCGAGGCCGAGATGCTCGAGCACGCCAAGCTCGTTCAGTACGCGGTGATCTTCGACCGCATCTTCCGCTTCGCCATCACCGGCTCGCGCGTGCGCAACTACGACGGACTCGGCGGGCAGCTGCTGTTCGCGTGGCTGCACCAGCGCGGCGTGCTGCACTGGACCGACACCGCGCTCGCGTTCGACTGGGACGAGGTGCCCGCAGCGGTCGTCGCCCTCGCCGACACGATCGACGAGCTCTACTGGCGCTCGATCGACCGCCCGAAGACGGCGCACTGGCTGGCCGCGTACGACCTCGTGCGGGGCACGCTCACGCCGAACCCGGCGTCGCAGTGGGCGCGCGGCCTGTCCGACGAGATCCTCGCCGGCGCGCCGAAGGGCTACACCGACGCGGTGATGGACGACGAGTTCCCGCTGTCGATGTTCTTCGAGGCGCTCGACAAGAAGATGAAGCCGGTCATCGAGTCCACCGCGGGTGTGACGGGCGCGGATGCCTGA
- a CDS encoding aspartate aminotransferase family protein — translation MPEDLDAEAKSLDRAHVFHSWSAQAGLDLPVIAGGSGTVVWDHAGNRMLDFASQLVNVNIGHQHPAVVAAIQAQAAELATIGPATANLARGRAAQRILDKAPDGFAKVFFTNGGADANENAIRMARLHAAARGEAGRETVLSTYRSYHGNTGAAIVATGDWRRMPNQYARGHAHFFGPYLYRSEFWATTPEEESARALHHLERVIQSEGPATIAAILLESVPGTAGILLPPPGYLAGVRALCDRYGIVLILDEVMAGFGRTGRWFAFEGYDVVPDLITFAKGVNSGYVPVGGVIISDAISATFDDRVFPGGLTYSGHPLAAASIIASIDAMEDEGIVENARRVGADVIGPSLADLAEKHRLIGEVRGEGVFWAIELVSDRATREPVGADVIGRLKKEMSARGLMPFAADNRIHVVPPCVVTDDEVAQAMSIYDEALTSVEEDLS, via the coding sequence ATGCCGGAAGACCTCGACGCCGAGGCGAAGTCGCTCGATCGGGCCCACGTCTTCCACTCGTGGTCGGCGCAGGCAGGTCTCGATCTGCCCGTGATCGCGGGTGGATCCGGCACCGTCGTGTGGGACCACGCGGGCAATCGGATGCTGGACTTCGCCAGTCAGCTCGTGAACGTCAACATCGGGCACCAGCATCCGGCCGTCGTCGCCGCGATCCAGGCCCAGGCGGCCGAGCTCGCCACCATCGGCCCGGCCACCGCGAACCTCGCGCGCGGACGCGCGGCGCAGCGCATCCTCGACAAGGCGCCCGACGGCTTCGCGAAGGTCTTCTTCACCAACGGCGGCGCCGACGCGAACGAGAACGCCATCCGCATGGCCCGCCTCCACGCTGCTGCTCGGGGCGAAGCGGGCCGTGAGACGGTGCTCTCGACCTACCGCTCGTACCACGGCAACACCGGTGCGGCCATCGTCGCGACGGGCGACTGGCGCCGCATGCCGAACCAGTACGCCCGCGGACACGCGCACTTCTTCGGTCCTTACCTGTACCGCAGCGAGTTCTGGGCGACCACTCCCGAGGAGGAGTCGGCTCGGGCGCTGCACCACCTCGAACGCGTGATCCAGTCCGAGGGCCCCGCGACGATCGCGGCGATCCTGCTGGAGTCGGTTCCCGGCACCGCCGGCATCCTGCTGCCGCCGCCGGGCTACCTCGCCGGCGTGCGCGCGCTGTGCGACCGCTACGGCATCGTGCTCATCCTCGACGAGGTCATGGCCGGGTTCGGCCGCACCGGCCGCTGGTTCGCCTTCGAGGGCTACGACGTCGTCCCCGACCTGATCACGTTCGCCAAGGGGGTCAACTCCGGCTACGTGCCCGTGGGCGGCGTGATCATCTCGGACGCCATCTCGGCGACGTTCGACGACCGCGTCTTCCCCGGCGGACTCACGTACTCCGGGCACCCGCTGGCCGCGGCATCCATCATCGCGTCGATCGATGCGATGGAGGACGAGGGCATCGTCGAGAACGCCCGCCGCGTCGGCGCCGATGTGATCGGACCCTCGCTGGCCGACCTCGCCGAGAAGCACCGCCTCATCGGCGAGGTGCGGGGCGAGGGCGTCTTCTGGGCAATCGAGCTCGTCAGCGACCGGGCGACCCGCGAGCCGGTGGGCGCCGACGTCATCGGCCGGCTCAAGAAGGAGATGTCGGCGCGCGGACTCATGCCGTTCGCCGCCGACAACCGCATCCACGTGGTGCCGCCGTGCGTGGTCACCGACGACGAAGTGGCACAGGCCATGTCGATTTACGATGAAGCTCTGACGAGCGTCGAAGAGGACCTCTCTTGA
- a CDS encoding diacylglycerol/lipid kinase family protein: protein MTSDHPHGRGVLIVRNAASGTSVIRSDPAATFAERLPEAAVRELAEGEDLADVVAAAMESDAAPAVLGIYGGDGSVSRMAGLARHYDRPLFAMPGGTFNHFVRALGIDDVDLAIDALEAGSTVPVGVVEAIADDDEPITVLNVVSVGAYPELIDERERRRSLGKWLGGVVATWTALRSTEPLTIVLGGRRARVWSVFVSVGRNDPDRVATMQRQEADAAVLDVRIHHARGSRVRALAALSFGKRTAAVLRAVRLFPRDADVERLVARDLDLRITPAPGHPSIFVHDGELGERAAGDFRLRCRIVPDALRVFAPATQP, encoded by the coding sequence ATGACATCCGATCATCCGCACGGACGGGGCGTGCTGATCGTGCGCAACGCGGCGTCCGGCACCTCCGTGATCCGCTCGGACCCGGCCGCCACGTTCGCCGAGCGGCTGCCGGAGGCGGCGGTGCGCGAGCTCGCCGAGGGTGAAGACCTCGCCGACGTGGTGGCCGCGGCGATGGAATCGGATGCCGCGCCCGCCGTGCTCGGGATCTACGGCGGCGACGGCTCGGTCTCGCGTATGGCAGGCCTCGCCCGGCACTACGACCGGCCGCTGTTCGCGATGCCCGGCGGCACGTTCAACCACTTCGTCCGCGCGCTCGGGATCGACGACGTCGACCTCGCGATCGATGCGCTCGAGGCGGGATCGACCGTGCCGGTCGGCGTGGTCGAGGCGATCGCCGACGACGACGAGCCGATCACCGTGCTCAACGTGGTGTCGGTCGGCGCATACCCCGAGCTCATCGACGAGCGCGAGCGCCGCCGCAGCCTCGGCAAGTGGCTGGGCGGAGTCGTCGCGACCTGGACCGCCCTGCGCAGCACCGAGCCGCTCACGATCGTGCTCGGCGGACGCAGGGCCCGTGTGTGGTCGGTGTTCGTGAGCGTCGGACGCAACGATCCGGACCGTGTCGCGACGATGCAGCGCCAGGAAGCGGATGCCGCGGTGCTGGACGTCCGCATCCATCACGCGCGCGGGTCGCGCGTCCGCGCGCTCGCGGCGCTCTCGTTCGGCAAGCGGACCGCAGCCGTGCTGCGCGCGGTGCGCCTGTTCCCGCGCGACGCCGACGTCGAGCGCCTGGTCGCGCGCGACCTCGACCTGCGGATCACGCCGGCGCCGGGGCATCCGTCGATCTTCGTCCACGACGGGGAGCTCGGGGAGCGCGCCGCCGGGGACTTCCGCCTGCGCTGTCGCATCGTCCCCGACGCGCTGCGCGTGTTCGCCCCGGCCACCCAGCCCTGA
- a CDS encoding CoA-acylating methylmalonate-semialdehyde dehydrogenase produces the protein MTDTTTLERTDQSATTILEHWVGGGDWAGTSERTGSVFNPALGTVQKSVRFASTADVGAAVDVASDAWAAWRDASIAKRQTVLFAFRELLNARKGELAEILTREHGKVLSDALGEIARGMEVVEFACGLGHLTKGAYSENVSTGIDVYTLRQPLGVVGIISPFNFPAMVPLWFFSVALAAGNAVILKPSEKDPTAANWMAALLKEAGLPDGVLNVVHGDKEAVDALLEHPDVRAISFVGSTPIAKYVYETATSHGKRVQALGGAKNHMLILPDADLDLAADAAVNAGFGSAGERCMAISVVLAVDTIADAFVQKVSERMATLRTGDGMRGCDMGPLITGQHRDKVTSYLDIADADGASVVVDGRDVEIDGDPNGFWLGPTLIDNVPTTSAVYKDEIFGPVLSVVRVEGYEDGLGIINSSLYGNGTAIFTNDGGAARRFQREAQVGMIGINVPIPVPVAYHSFGGWKASLFGDAKAYGPHGFDFFTAEKAVTSRWLDPSHGGLNLGFPQHD, from the coding sequence ATGACCGACACGACGACCCTGGAGCGGACCGACCAGTCCGCGACGACCATCCTCGAGCACTGGGTGGGCGGTGGCGACTGGGCGGGCACGTCCGAGCGCACCGGCTCCGTCTTCAACCCGGCGCTGGGCACCGTGCAGAAGAGCGTGCGGTTCGCCTCGACCGCTGACGTGGGCGCCGCCGTCGACGTCGCGTCCGATGCCTGGGCCGCGTGGCGCGACGCGTCGATCGCCAAGCGCCAGACCGTGCTCTTCGCGTTCCGCGAGCTGCTCAACGCCCGCAAGGGCGAGCTCGCCGAGATCCTCACCCGCGAGCACGGCAAGGTCCTCTCCGACGCGCTCGGCGAGATCGCCCGCGGCATGGAGGTCGTCGAGTTCGCGTGCGGCCTCGGCCACCTCACCAAGGGCGCGTACTCCGAGAACGTGTCGACCGGCATCGACGTGTACACGCTGCGCCAGCCGCTCGGCGTCGTCGGCATCATCAGCCCCTTCAACTTCCCGGCCATGGTGCCGCTGTGGTTCTTCTCCGTCGCGCTCGCGGCCGGCAACGCCGTGATCCTCAAGCCCAGCGAGAAGGACCCCACCGCCGCGAACTGGATGGCCGCGCTCCTCAAGGAGGCCGGACTCCCCGACGGCGTGCTCAACGTCGTCCACGGCGACAAGGAGGCCGTCGACGCGCTCCTCGAGCACCCCGACGTGCGGGCGATCTCGTTCGTCGGCTCGACGCCGATCGCGAAGTACGTCTACGAGACCGCGACCTCGCACGGCAAGCGCGTGCAGGCCCTCGGCGGCGCGAAGAACCACATGCTGATCCTCCCCGACGCCGACCTCGACCTCGCGGCCGACGCCGCCGTCAACGCCGGCTTCGGCTCGGCCGGCGAACGCTGCATGGCGATCTCGGTGGTCCTCGCCGTCGACACCATCGCGGACGCCTTCGTGCAGAAGGTGTCCGAGCGCATGGCGACGCTGCGCACCGGAGACGGCATGCGCGGCTGCGACATGGGACCGCTCATCACCGGGCAGCACCGCGACAAGGTCACCTCGTACCTCGACATCGCCGACGCCGACGGCGCCTCGGTCGTGGTCGACGGCCGCGATGTCGAGATCGACGGCGACCCGAACGGCTTCTGGCTCGGACCCACGCTGATCGACAACGTGCCCACGACCTCGGCCGTGTACAAGGACGAGATCTTCGGCCCGGTGCTGTCGGTCGTGCGGGTGGAGGGCTACGAGGACGGCCTCGGCATCATCAACTCGAGCCTCTACGGCAACGGCACCGCCATCTTCACGAACGACGGCGGCGCTGCCCGGCGCTTCCAGCGCGAGGCGCAGGTCGGCATGATCGGCATCAACGTTCCGATCCCCGTGCCGGTCGCGTACCACTCGTTCGGCGGCTGGAAGGCCTCGCTGTTCGGCGACGCGAAGGCCTACGGCCCCCACGGCTTCGACTTCTTCACGGCCGAGAAGGCTGTCACCTCGCGGTGGCTCGACCCCTCGCACGGCGGTCTGAACCTGGGCTTCCCGCAGCACGACTGA
- a CDS encoding ABC transporter substrate-binding protein: MRHSTRRGIAAASVFTIAALALAGCAGSSDPDSSDGGGGEDFEPLTSVKLQLQWLPQAQFAGYYVAQEQGYFEEEGFDDVEIVPSGGDIVPQDALVAGDVDFAIAWVPKVLGTLEATGVELTDIAQVFQESGTMQVAWKGDGIESVADFEGKRIGSWGFGNEWEIFAAMAADDLDASTVSITTQDFSMNALLDRDVDAAQAMTYNEWAQILEVVNPDTGELYQPDDFDVVSYQDTEGAMLQDAIWADTQRLADDPAYADAAVRFLKAVTKGWIFARDNPEEAAEIVYDIASNAEAAFPVGPVHQLWQMNEVNKLIWTGADFGLVDQSAWDKTVAGALSAVNQDGLELITTEPAASAFSNEYIEQALAELEEEGVEVGGEYTPIDVVLTEGGQ; this comes from the coding sequence ATGAGGCACAGCACCAGACGCGGCATCGCCGCGGCATCCGTCTTCACGATCGCAGCGCTCGCGCTCGCCGGCTGCGCGGGGTCGTCGGACCCCGACTCCAGCGACGGCGGAGGCGGCGAGGACTTCGAACCGCTGACCTCGGTGAAGCTGCAGCTGCAGTGGCTGCCGCAGGCGCAGTTCGCGGGCTACTACGTCGCCCAGGAACAGGGCTACTTCGAGGAGGAGGGCTTCGACGACGTCGAGATCGTCCCGTCCGGCGGCGACATCGTGCCGCAGGACGCCCTCGTCGCGGGAGATGTGGACTTCGCGATCGCGTGGGTCCCGAAGGTCCTCGGCACCCTCGAGGCCACCGGCGTCGAGCTCACCGACATCGCGCAGGTCTTCCAGGAGTCGGGCACGATGCAGGTGGCCTGGAAGGGTGACGGCATCGAGTCGGTCGCCGACTTCGAAGGCAAGCGCATCGGCTCGTGGGGCTTCGGCAACGAGTGGGAGATCTTCGCGGCGATGGCCGCGGACGACCTCGACGCGAGCACGGTGTCGATCACGACGCAGGACTTCTCGATGAACGCGCTCCTCGACCGCGACGTCGACGCCGCCCAGGCGATGACGTACAACGAGTGGGCGCAGATCCTCGAGGTCGTCAACCCCGACACCGGCGAGCTGTACCAGCCCGACGACTTCGACGTCGTCTCGTACCAGGACACCGAGGGGGCCATGCTGCAGGACGCCATCTGGGCCGACACGCAGCGCCTCGCCGATGACCCGGCCTACGCCGACGCCGCGGTGCGGTTCCTCAAGGCCGTGACGAAGGGCTGGATCTTCGCGCGCGACAATCCCGAGGAGGCGGCCGAGATCGTCTACGACATCGCCTCGAACGCCGAGGCGGCCTTCCCGGTCGGTCCCGTGCACCAGCTGTGGCAGATGAACGAGGTCAACAAGCTGATCTGGACCGGCGCCGACTTCGGTCTCGTCGACCAGTCGGCATGGGACAAGACCGTCGCGGGCGCGCTCTCGGCCGTCAACCAGGACGGTCTCGAGCTCATCACGACCGAGCCCGCGGCATCCGCGTTCTCGAACGAGTACATCGAGCAGGCGCTCGCCGAACTCGAGGAGGAGGGAGTCGAGGTCGGCGGCGAGTACACGCCGATCGACGTCGTCCTGACCGAGGGCGGCCAGTAA